The Paralichthys olivaceus isolate ysfri-2021 chromosome 9, ASM2471397v2, whole genome shotgun sequence genome contains a region encoding:
- the xpnpep2 gene encoding xaa-Pro aminopeptidase 2, whose translation MPSCSWLLALCVAALAGDSAGAAAYERTERNCSLSPPYLRGANTTLQLQKLRAKMRLLNINAYIIPGTDAHLSEYIARRDARMAFMTGFTGSAGTAVVTQTKAALWTDSRYWIQAEREMDCNWELEKDVSIMNVAGWLIAEVPPGGHIGFDPFLFSLETQESYSANLQSSNRSLKSILGNLVDKVWEARPPVPPHNLTRLPDRVIQRTWQMKVDHIRNQMRENPYQPTALLLSALDETAWLFNLRGNDIPYNPFFYSYTLLTMDTIWLFLHTERVTEELKVYLNASCNGSLCVQLKSYDTVQDDLKTYVAQPGVKVWIGTEYTNYALYEVITPEDKLMTTSYSPVLTTKAIKDDTEQQILREAHVRDAVAVIQLLIWLEKAVPEGKETELTAAAYVNKCRSKQKDSRGPSFDTISASGPNAALAHYSPSAETSRKLTVDEMYLVDSGGQYLDGTTDITRTVHWGTPTPMQKEAYTRVLMGNIEISRTIFPSGTRGVNIEMLGRRALWEVGLNYGHGTGHGVGNYFGVHEWPVGFQSNNIPFRAGMFTSIEPGYYKDNDFGIRIEDVAVIVPAQTKYGHNFLTFDTVSLVPYDRKLIDTSLLSSEQLQWLNNYYETIRRLLGPELDKQKLHEEKDWMLRHTELFTASGSSASVSSSSLTLITLAVALLHNFN comes from the exons ATGCCATCCTGCAGCTGGCTGTTGGCTCTGTGTGTGGCAGCGTTGGCAG GAGactctgctggtgctgctgcgtACGAGCGAACTGAGAGGAACTGCTCTCTGTCCCCGCCG tacCTCCGAGGCGCTAATACCACACTCCAACTGCAGAAGTTACGAGCGAAAATGCGTCTCCTGAATATCAATGCATATATTATCCCTGGCACTGATGCTCACCTG agtgaataCATTGCTCGACGGGATGCTAGGATGGCCTTCATGACCGGTTTCACAGGCTCCGCAG GCACTGCTGTAGTTACTCAGACCAAGGCCGCTCTGTGGACGGACAGCCGCTACTGGATTCAagcggagagagagatggactgCAACTGGGAGCTGGAAAAAGATG TGTCCATCATGAATGTGGCCGGGTGGCTCATCGCTGAGGTTCCACCAGGCGGCCACATTGGCTTTGATCCCTTCCTCTTTTCCCTCG AAACACAGGAGAGCTACAGCGCCAATCTGCAGTCGAGCAATCGCAGCCTCAAGTCCATCCTCGGTAACCTGGTCGACAAAGTGTGGGAAGCCAGACCGCCCGTCCCACCTCACAACCTCACCCGCCTGCCAGACAGAGTCATAC AAAGGACGTGGCAGATGAAAGTGGATCACATACGGAATCAGATGAGGGAGAATCCATACCAGCCCACAGCTCTTCTGCTCTCAGCGCTGGATGAAACAGCCT ggCTGTTTAATCTGCGCGGCAACGACATCCCATACAATCCCTTTTTCTACTCCTACACACTGCTCACAATGGATACGATCTG GCTCTtcctccacacagagagagtaACAGAGGAGTTGAAGGTGTACCTGAACGCCTCATGCAACGGCTCCCTCTGTGTGCAGCTAAAAAGCTACGACACTGTTCAAGATGATTTAAAGACGTATGTGGCTCAGCCAGGAGTTAAAGTGTGGATCGGCACAGAGTACACAAACTATGCACTTTATGAGGTTATTACACCAGAG GACAAACTGATGACAACCTCCTACTCTCCTGTGTTAACAACAAAAGCCATTAAAGATGACACTGAGCAGCAAATCCTGAGGGAAGCTCAC GTGAGGGATGCAGTCGCAGTCATCCAGCTGCTGATATGGCTGGAGAAGGCTGTGCCCGAGGGGAAGGAGACTGAGCTGACTGCTGCAGCTTACGTCAACAAGTGCCGCAG CAAACAGAAGGACAGCAGAGGCCCAAGCTTTGACACCATCTCTGCAAGTGGACCCAATGCTGCCCTGGCCCATTACAG CCCGTCAGCAGAAACCAGCAGGAAGTTGACGGTTGATGAGATGTACCTGGTCGACTCCGGAGGACAGTATCT AGACGGGACCACTGACATCACTCGGACAGTTCACTGGGGAACCCCTACACCGATGCAGAAG GAAGCCTACACACGAGTGCTCATGGGAAACATTGAGATATCTCGAACCATATTTCCCTCAGGGACAAGAG GCGTGAACATAGAGATGCTGGGCCGCAGGGCATTGTGGGAGGTGGGCCTGAACTACGGCCACGGCACAGGTCACGGTGTTGGAAACTACTTTGGAGTTCATGAGT ggCCGGTGGGTTTTCAGAGCAACAACATTCCCTTCAGAGCAGGAATGTTCACATCTATAG aaCCTGGATATTACAAGGACAACGACTTCGGGATCCGAATTGAAGATGTTGCTGTGATCGTACCCGCCCAAACGAAG TATGGTCACAACTTTCTGACCTTTGACACCGTGTCACTGGTTCCATACGACAGAAAGCTGATTGACACGTCTCTCCTCAGCTCAGAGCAG